From Flavobacterium alkalisoli, the proteins below share one genomic window:
- a CDS encoding PadR family transcriptional regulator — MKNSQLYKGSLTTIIMKLLEENGRMYGYEITQKVKALTNGELNITEGALYPALHKLEGEGFLDVEVEKVGNRLRKYYKLTENGQKETVNRLAELEGFIKNMQSLVNSKINPEVEF, encoded by the coding sequence ATGAAAAACTCCCAACTATATAAGGGCAGCCTTACCACTATAATTATGAAACTGCTGGAAGAAAACGGCAGGATGTATGGCTATGAAATTACCCAAAAGGTAAAGGCACTAACTAATGGCGAACTGAATATAACCGAAGGTGCATTATACCCGGCATTGCACAAGCTTGAGGGAGAAGGTTTTCTTGATGTGGAAGTGGAGAAAGTGGGCAACAGGCTGCGAAAGTATTACAAGCTTACCGAAAACGGCCAGAAAGAGACCGTTAACCGCTTAGCAGAACTGGAGGGATTTATAAAGAATATGCAAAGCCTGGTTAACTCAAAAATTAATCCGGAAGTAGAATTTTAA